Genomic DNA from Thermobifida alba:
CCGGTCCTCGGTGCTGTTCGCCTCAAGCAGAGTCATCGTGCGCTTCCCCAGATCATCACGGGTCGAGGGTATCGGTGCCCACCCCCGACAACACGGTGGAGGCCGAGCCTCCCGCTCGGCCTCCACCCACGGCGTCCACCGGGCGTCGCCTACCCGCCCTCGTCCGGCTCGGCCGCCCCCTCGGGGGTCGTGCCGTAGACCGCTTCTCCCCCGTCGACGGTCACGTCGTTGAACGGCAGGTACGGGTCGGCCCACGGGAAGACGACGTACCACAGCAGTGCCGCCGCGCCCGCGACCAGGGCGAGGGACACGACGAGCTTGACGAACCAGGGGCCGGGGATGAGCCGCCAGATCAGACCGTACACGTGGCTCACTCCTCCTCGGTGTCGGGCGCCATGTGCGCGATGTTGTCGGGCATGCCCTGGTCCTTGGGACGGGTGTCGACGAGTTCGGCGTGGACGATCAGCCGGTGCGAGTTCTGCAGCTTGGGGTGGCAGGTGGTGAGGGTGAGGTAGGCCCGCTCGGGGTCCTCCGTGGACTCGGGGTCGAACGGGTCGGGCGCGGTCACCTCGATCGCGTTGGGCAGCACGACCTTGCTCTCCACCACCTGGTAGGTGTAGAAGTTCTCCCCGTCCTCCAGGACCAGCTCGTCGCCCTCCGCCAACTGGTCGAGGTCCCAGAAGACGGCGGCGACGCGGTGCCCGGCGACCGCGTAGTTGCCGGGCTGTCCGGCCCGGGCCGCGGGAACCATGCCCTCGGGGGTCCAGGACTCGGGGTACCAGCCCGGACCGTACCTGATGTCCTCGGGACCGACCCCGCTGACCACGACCCAGTCCTGGTCGGTCTTGGGAATGTAGAGCCTGCTGTTGGCCGTTCCGGGCAGCGGTTCGGAGTCGGGCCCCTGCTCCCACACCTCGGCCATGGCCTGGGCGAGTCGCTCCTGCTCGGCGTCGGTCTGGAACTGCTTGCCCCAGATCTGGAACGCGGCGAAGAACAGCATGACCAGGCCTGCGGTGAACAGCAGCTCGCCGATGGTGCGGAAGGCCACGCGCACGACCTCGCCGACGGTGACGCGACCGCGCGGAGCGGGGGCCCTCCTGCGGCCCCTGCCCGAACTGCGGCGCCGGCCGCCAGGGGGGCGTCGAGAAGTGGAAACCATGTGTCCTAACCCGTCGGGGTCGCCCCGCGCCGCGGGTGGTCACCGTACTGGCAGGACCAGCGGTGCTCCGGTGCGCGGATGCGACACGATCTCGACCTCGTATGAGTAGACGTCGCTGAGCAGTCTCGCGGTGAAGACCTCAGCGGGCGGCCCGTACGCCGCAATCCGTCCCTCGGAGAGTATCGCGACTCGGTCGGCGTAGGCGGCAGCCAACGCCAAATCGTGCAGAACCACCACGACCGCGTCACCCTGCGCGGCGCGTTCCCGGGCGATGCGCAGCACCAGCTCCTGGTGGCGGATGTCGAGTGCGGCCGTGGGCTCGTCCAGGAGCACGACCTGGGTCTGCTGGGCCAGAACCCGGGCGAGCATGACCCGGGCCCGCTCCCCGCCCGACAGGGCGGGGAACTTCCGGGACGCCAGGGCGGTGACCTCGGTGGCCGCCATGGCGTCGGCGACCACCCGGTCGTCGTCATCGGCGCCCCCGACCGCCGCCCACGGCGCCCGGCCCATGTACACCACGTCGATCACGTCGAACGGGAAGCTGACGGTGAAATTCTGCGGCAGCACCGCGCGGCGCAGCGCCAGTTCGGCCGGACTCCACTCCGCCAGGGGGCGGCCCAGGACGGTCACCTCGCCCCGGTCGGGCGGGCTGTCGCCGGCGAGGGCCGCCAGCAGCGTGCTCTTGCCCGCGCCGTTCGGTCCGACCAGCGCCAGCACCTCGCCGGTGCGCACGTCGAGGCTCACGTCGTCCAGCACCGTCCGGGAGCCGTAGGACCGGCCGAGGTTCCGCGCGCCCAGGACCACCGTCCGGGGGCCGACCCGTTCGGGCGGGCTGATCCGCCGCAGTCCCGAACCGTGCGCGAGCGCGCGCAGTGTCCGCCGTACCCGGTTCATGCCCAACCTCCCTGCCTGGCTCGGGTCCGGTACAGCAGCCAGAAGAAGAACGGGCCGCCGACCAGCGCGGTGATGATCCCCAGCGGCACCTCCTGCGGGGCGGCGACGACCCGGGCGACCAGGTCTGCGGCGACGAGGACGAGGGCGCCGCCCAGCACGCTCGCCGGGAGCAGGACCCGGTGCCCGGGACCGGCGACCATGCGCACCATGTGCGGCACCACCAGGCCGACGAAGCTGATGATCCCGGCGAAGGCCACGGCCGAGGAGGTGAGCATCGCGATGACGACGATCAGCGCCTGGCGCATCCGCTCCACGTCGACCCCCAGGTGGCGGGCTGGACTCTCACCGAGGGCGAGCAGGTCCAGGCGGCGGGCGAAGAACGGTGCGGCGAGGATGCCCGCCGCGGCGAACGGCAGGGCCGCGGCGACCTTGGGCCAGGTGGCCGCGGCCAGGCTGCCCATCTGCCAGTTGGTGATCGAGCGCAGCTCGGCGTCCTCCGAGAAGTAGGTGGCCGCGCCGATGAGCGCCCCGGCCACCGCGTTGACGGCGATCCCGGTGAGCAGCAGGGTGACCACCTCGGCCCGGCCTCCCGAGCGGGAGAGCGTGTAGACGAGCACGGTGGTGGCCATCCCGCTGGCGAAGGCGGCGGCGATGACCGTCCAGTAGCCCAGCGCGGAGGCGCCGAGCGCGATGACGAGGACCGCCCCCACGGTCGCTCCCGAGGAGACACCGATGACGCCGGGCTCGGCCAGCGGGTTGCCGAAGACTCCCTGCATCATGGCCCCGGCGAGCGCCAGTGAGGCCCCGACGATCATGGCCAGGACGACCCGGGGGAAGCGGACGTTCCACAACACCTCGTCGGCGAGCGGGTCGGCGGCCTCGCCCGCGCCCAGTCCCAGGCCGCGCAGTACCGATCCGGCGACCTCGGCCGCGGGCACGTGGTAGGCGCCCACGCCCGCGGCCACCAGTGCCGCCGCCGCCAGTGCGGCGGCCAGCACCACCAGCAGGACGGTGCCCCGCAGCGCCGTGGTACGTCGGATGCGGGCGGTGCCGTGGGGCGGCGCGGGGACCGTCCGCGCCCGGTGGTCGGCGGGCAGGGTCACCGCGCCTCCCCCTCGTACAGTTCGGTGAGGTCGTCGGACATGGCCTTGAGGACCTGGGGGGTGCGGGGGCCGAAGCCGAGCACCAGGCCGTCCTCGTAGTCGAGGACGCGCCGTTCCCGGCCCGCGGGCGTCTGGGCGGTGCCCGGGATCTCCAGGAGTCCGTCGACCCCGCCGACCGACTCCAGACCGCCGGTCATGACGAGCAGCACGTCGGGTTGGGCCTCGATGAGCGCCTCGCTGGTGATCGGGGTGAACGCCCGGTCCAGGCCGATCGCGGTGCCCGCGTCCTCCAGGCCGAGTTCGGCGATCAGGGCGTCGGCCCCCGATCCGGGTCCTCCCAGGAGGTAGACCCCGGCGCTGCCGCGCAGGTAGAGGAAGGCGACCCGGGCTCCTCGCACGGAGTCCGGGAGACCGTCGCGGACCTCGGCCATCTGGTCGCGGACCCGTTGGACGAGCTGCTCGCCGCGTTCGGGCACCCCCAGTGCCTCGGCGACGTCGGTGATGCGGGTGTACATCCCGTCCAGGGACCACACCTCGTCGAGGATGACCATGGTGACACCGCTGGCGCGCAGCTGCTCGATCGCCTCGTACGGGCCGGTCCAGGTGTCGGCGATGACGAGGGTCGGGTCCAGGGAGAGCACCCCCTCCACGGAGATGTCGTGTCCCTGGGTGACCACGGGCAGCTCCGCGGCCTCGGCGAAGGTGGCGGTGGCGTCGCGGCCCACGACGTTGTCACCCAGGCCCAGGGTGTAGACGATCTCGGCGATGCCGCCGTTGAGCGGCAGGATGCGGCTGACGTCGGTGACCTCGACCTGTTCGTGGGTGGTCGGGGTGTCGGCGGTGCGGTTCGCCACCGGGACGATCGAGTCCACGGTGACCGGGAGGGAGGGGGCCGCTTCGCCCTCCAGGATCTGCAGCCGGTTCTCGGCGAGCGGGGGGATGGCGTCCTCGGTGGACTCGGGGGCGGAGCAGGCCGTGAGCGCGGCGGCCAGGGTCAGCAGGAGCGCCGTGCGGCGGCTCGGGCCGCGGCGTGTCCGGCTGCGGGGAGAGGGGTGAGGTGGCATGGGGGTCCCATCGACTGGAGGGGCCGCGGTGCGGCGGACGGGCTGTCCGTCACTGTTGTGTTGATTATGACGACTCGTCGTCACAATCTTGACAACGCGGCCTCCTGGTGGTGCACTGACAGGGCCGATCAGGATTTTTAGGTTAGCCTAAGCATAGTGGCACATCCCCGGTGTCCCCCCTCCGACACCGCGACAACCACGTCTCGCACGGAACGGAGAATCCCACCCCCATGTCCACCGCCTTCAGGGGATTCCGGAGCGCCGCCGCGGTCGGCGGCTCCCTGGCTGTCCTGGCAGCCCTGACCGGATCCCCCGCCCTGGCCGCCACAACCGGCGGCCCCAGCCTGACCGTCTCCAAGACCTCGGGGCTCAACCCCGAGGGCGAGCAGATCACCGTGACCGGGTCGGGTTACGACACCTCCAAGGGCATCTACGTCTCCTTCTGCGACATCTCCAACGCCGACGCCACCACCGCCCCCGGCCCCTGCATCGGCGGAGTCGACATGTCGGGCGAGAGCGGGGCCTCGGTGTGGATCTCGTCCAACCCGCCCCCCTACGGGCAGGGACTCGCCCAGCCCTACGAGGGCAGCGGCACCAACGGCTCGTTCACCGTCCAGCTGACGGTCCGGGCCGCGGACGAGTTCACCGACTGCCTGGCCGAGGGCGTCCACTGCGCCGTGGTGACCCGCAACGACCACACCCGCTCCTCCGACCGCAGCCAGGACGTGTTCGTCCCGGTGACGTTCGCGGGCCAGGACGGCGCGGACGGCACCCCCGGCACCGGTTCGGACGACGGGCAGACCACCGGCACCTCGAACCCCGGTGCCGCCAGCGGCACCGGAGGTACCGGAGGCACCGGCAGCGGCGGCAAGGACGGCTCCCTGCCGACCACCGGGATCGACATCGCGCCGTTCGTCCTGGGCGCCCTGGCGGTGACCGGAGCGGGCGCGGCCGCGCTGCTGCGGGCCCGGCGCCTGCGCCTCGACGAGGGCAGGTGACCCGGCAGGCCCGCGGACGCGGACCGCGCGGCCCTTCTTCGGCGGAACGCAAGAAGGCCCGCTGCCGCGGGCCTCACTCGCCGTTCCACCGAGCGGAGAGACCGCCTCCCCGCCGCTTCGTCGCCACCGGTCAGGCCATCAGTTCGTCGTAGATCTTCTGGCACTCGGGGCAGACCGGAAACTTCTTCGGGTCCCGGTTGGGCACCCACACCTTGCCGCACAGCGCGATCACCGGCGTCCCGGTGACGGCGCTCTCGGTGATCTTGTCCTTCTGAACGTAGTGGGCGAACCGCTCGCGGTCGCCGCCGTCGTGCGAGATGTCCGGACGGGTCTCGCTCTCCGGAATCACCTTGTTGACAACGTCCATCGTCATCGTGCCCTCACACCTCCTCGGTCTCTGTCCACGGTAGCG
This window encodes:
- a CDS encoding heme/hemin ABC transporter substrate-binding protein produces the protein MPPHPSPRSRTRRGPSRRTALLLTLAAALTACSAPESTEDAIPPLAENRLQILEGEAAPSLPVTVDSIVPVANRTADTPTTHEQVEVTDVSRILPLNGGIAEIVYTLGLGDNVVGRDATATFAEAAELPVVTQGHDISVEGVLSLDPTLVIADTWTGPYEAIEQLRASGVTMVILDEVWSLDGMYTRITDVAEALGVPERGEQLVQRVRDQMAEVRDGLPDSVRGARVAFLYLRGSAGVYLLGGPGSGADALIAELGLEDAGTAIGLDRAFTPITSEALIEAQPDVLLVMTGGLESVGGVDGLLEIPGTAQTPAGRERRVLDYEDGLVLGFGPRTPQVLKAMSDDLTELYEGEAR
- a CDS encoding DUF3039 domain-containing protein, with product MTMDVVNKVIPESETRPDISHDGGDRERFAHYVQKDKITESAVTGTPVIALCGKVWVPNRDPKKFPVCPECQKIYDELMA
- a CDS encoding FecCD family ABC transporter permease; translated protein: MPADHRARTVPAPPHGTARIRRTTALRGTVLLVVLAAALAAAALVAAGVGAYHVPAAEVAGSVLRGLGLGAGEAADPLADEVLWNVRFPRVVLAMIVGASLALAGAMMQGVFGNPLAEPGVIGVSSGATVGAVLVIALGASALGYWTVIAAAFASGMATTVLVYTLSRSGGRAEVVTLLLTGIAVNAVAGALIGAATYFSEDAELRSITNWQMGSLAAATWPKVAAALPFAAAGILAAPFFARRLDLLALGESPARHLGVDVERMRQALIVVIAMLTSSAVAFAGIISFVGLVVPHMVRMVAGPGHRVLLPASVLGGALVLVAADLVARVVAAPQEVPLGIITALVGGPFFFWLLYRTRARQGGWA
- a CDS encoding class E sortase translates to MVSTSRRPPGGRRRSSGRGRRRAPAPRGRVTVGEVVRVAFRTIGELLFTAGLVMLFFAAFQIWGKQFQTDAEQERLAQAMAEVWEQGPDSEPLPGTANSRLYIPKTDQDWVVVSGVGPEDIRYGPGWYPESWTPEGMVPAARAGQPGNYAVAGHRVAAVFWDLDQLAEGDELVLEDGENFYTYQVVESKVVLPNAIEVTAPDPFDPESTEDPERAYLTLTTCHPKLQNSHRLIVHAELVDTRPKDQGMPDNIAHMAPDTEEE
- a CDS encoding heme ABC transporter ATP-binding protein, with product MNRVRRTLRALAHGSGLRRISPPERVGPRTVVLGARNLGRSYGSRTVLDDVSLDVRTGEVLALVGPNGAGKSTLLAALAGDSPPDRGEVTVLGRPLAEWSPAELALRRAVLPQNFTVSFPFDVIDVVYMGRAPWAAVGGADDDDRVVADAMAATEVTALASRKFPALSGGERARVMLARVLAQQTQVVLLDEPTAALDIRHQELVLRIARERAAQGDAVVVVLHDLALAAAYADRVAILSEGRIAAYGPPAEVFTARLLSDVYSYEVEIVSHPRTGAPLVLPVR